A genome region from Thermococcus onnurineus NA1 includes the following:
- a CDS encoding class I SAM-dependent methyltransferase: MALTEEAFKENVLSKIPPRDEYPLPPDWLHIEILERFRVLQHAPLRRGMNVLEIGCGAHALTTVPLAYFVGETGRVVAVDLSRWRFFEEISSVAGLKHRIIPFKVDAKELPFPFKAFDLAVLVHGVRSLKNEETMVRVFSEMLRVANMVFIAESLPIANNERQRAHLELYNLREGIFEALFGGKDDLHYPPLERLKKLVETAGGEIIESGTFEPSLPHYLAYIPREYVEQIKDGKKRAELLERWDRAYEKWKSGAEHPPVGWLIAEVMG; this comes from the coding sequence ATGGCTCTTACTGAGGAAGCATTTAAAGAAAACGTCCTCTCAAAAATTCCGCCCCGGGACGAGTACCCACTCCCTCCAGACTGGCTCCATATCGAGATACTCGAACGCTTCCGCGTCCTCCAGCACGCACCGCTGAGGAGGGGAATGAACGTCCTTGAAATCGGGTGTGGTGCGCACGCATTAACAACAGTCCCCCTGGCTTACTTCGTCGGCGAGACCGGCAGGGTCGTTGCCGTTGATCTGAGCAGGTGGCGCTTCTTTGAGGAGATATCCTCCGTAGCTGGCCTAAAGCATAGGATAATCCCCTTCAAGGTGGACGCGAAGGAACTGCCTTTTCCGTTTAAGGCCTTCGATTTAGCCGTTCTCGTTCATGGAGTTAGAAGCCTGAAAAATGAGGAAACGATGGTTAGGGTCTTCTCCGAGATGCTCCGCGTGGCAAACATGGTTTTCATAGCGGAGAGTCTTCCTATAGCGAACAACGAGAGGCAAAGGGCACACCTTGAGCTCTACAACCTGCGTGAGGGAATTTTTGAAGCTCTGTTTGGCGGGAAGGACGACCTGCACTATCCCCCGCTGGAAAGGCTGAAGAAGCTGGTGGAAACGGCCGGTGGAGAGATAATCGAAAGCGGAACCTTTGAGCCGAGCCTGCCGCACTACTTAGCCTACATCCCACGGGAATATGTGGAGCAGATAAAAGATGGGAAAAAGCGCGCCGAACTTCTGGAGCGGTGGGACAGGGCCTACGAGAAATGGAAATCTGGTGCGGAGCATCCGCCGGTCGGCTGGCTCATCGCAGAGGTAATGGGGTAA
- the fni gene encoding type 2 isopentenyl-diphosphate Delta-isomerase, which translates to MKAFDKEELTIIRKFEHIEHCLKRNVQAHVSNGFEDVHFVHMSLPEIDKDEIDLSVEFLGRKFDYPIMIAGMTGGTKGSQLAGKINKTLAKAAQELNIPMGVGSQRAMIRKPETWESYYVRDVAPDVFLVGNLGAPQFAETMPDRYGIEEALKAVETIQADALAIHMNPLQESVQPEGDTQYRGVLKALAELKAEFPYPIIAKETGAGVSMEVAIRLESIGIDAIDVGGLGGTSWSGVEYYRAKDELGRNLALKFWDWGIKTAISVAEVRYATELPIIATGGMRDGIAMAKALAMGATFAGVALPLLRPAVKGDVEGVIKVLERYIEEIRNTMFLVGARNVEELRKVPLVITGFTREWLEQRIDLPVYLRDRRI; encoded by the coding sequence ATGAAGGCCTTCGATAAGGAAGAGCTCACGATCATCAGGAAGTTTGAACATATCGAACACTGCCTCAAGAGGAACGTTCAGGCTCATGTCAGCAATGGTTTTGAGGACGTGCACTTTGTCCACATGAGCCTGCCTGAAATTGACAAGGATGAAATCGACCTCAGTGTTGAGTTTCTCGGGAGGAAGTTCGATTACCCGATAATGATAGCCGGCATGACCGGCGGAACGAAGGGCTCTCAGCTCGCCGGAAAGATAAACAAGACCCTCGCAAAAGCCGCCCAGGAGCTGAACATCCCGATGGGCGTCGGAAGTCAGAGGGCCATGATAAGGAAGCCAGAAACGTGGGAGAGCTACTACGTTAGAGACGTTGCCCCCGACGTTTTCCTCGTCGGCAACCTTGGCGCACCGCAGTTCGCCGAGACGATGCCCGACAGATACGGGATTGAGGAAGCACTGAAGGCAGTCGAGACAATTCAGGCCGATGCTCTTGCCATACATATGAACCCCCTCCAAGAGAGCGTCCAGCCGGAGGGCGACACACAGTACCGCGGAGTGCTGAAGGCCCTGGCCGAGCTCAAGGCCGAGTTCCCCTACCCGATAATTGCTAAAGAAACCGGCGCGGGAGTTTCAATGGAGGTCGCGATACGGCTCGAGAGCATTGGAATAGACGCGATTGACGTCGGCGGCCTCGGTGGGACGAGCTGGAGCGGCGTTGAGTACTACCGAGCTAAGGACGAGCTTGGTAGGAACCTCGCTCTGAAGTTCTGGGATTGGGGTATAAAGACTGCCATAAGCGTGGCTGAAGTCAGATACGCCACCGAGCTGCCTATTATAGCCACTGGGGGAATGCGCGACGGAATAGCGATGGCGAAGGCGCTAGCGATGGGAGCCACCTTCGCCGGCGTTGCCCTGCCTCTTCTCAGACCCGCGGTCAAGGGCGACGTCGAGGGCGTCATCAAGGTACTGGAGCGCTACATCGAGGAGATAAGGAACACTATGTTCCTCGTCGGTGCCAGAAACGTTGAGGAACTTAGGAAAGTTCCGCTCGTAATCACTGGCTTTACCCGCGAATGGCTCGAGCAAAGGATTGACCTGCCTGTTTACCTACGGGACAGGCGAATTTAA
- a CDS encoding mevalonate kinase: MRVLASAPAKIILFGEHSVVYGKPAIAAAIDLRTYVWAEFNNKGAIKIEAKDIKVPGLTVSFSEDEIYFESDYGKAAEVLSYVRQAIELVREEADKNGNGVTVSITSQIPVGAGLGSSAAVAVATIGAVSRLLGLELSNEEIAKLGHKVELLVQGASSGIDPTVSAIGGFLHYEKGNFEHLPFMELPIVVGYTGSSGSTKELVAMVRRNYEEMPEVIEPILVSMGKIVEKAKDVLLSELDNEVRFVQLGRLMNINHGLLDALGVSTKKLSELVYAARTAGALGAKITGAGGGGCMYALAPEKQSEVATAITIAGGTPMITKISDEGLRIEEVLP; this comes from the coding sequence ATGAGGGTTCTCGCATCAGCTCCTGCTAAAATTATCCTCTTCGGTGAGCACAGCGTCGTCTATGGAAAGCCTGCCATAGCGGCTGCGATAGATCTAAGAACCTATGTCTGGGCAGAGTTTAACAACAAAGGGGCGATAAAGATAGAGGCCAAGGACATCAAGGTGCCCGGATTGACAGTCTCCTTCTCAGAGGACGAGATATACTTCGAGAGTGACTACGGTAAGGCCGCCGAGGTTTTAAGCTACGTCAGACAGGCGATTGAGCTTGTTCGCGAAGAGGCCGACAAGAACGGAAATGGGGTCACAGTCTCGATAACCTCACAGATTCCCGTTGGAGCTGGTTTGGGCTCCTCAGCGGCCGTTGCGGTTGCCACCATTGGTGCGGTCTCAAGGCTTCTCGGCCTGGAGCTGAGCAACGAGGAAATCGCCAAACTTGGCCACAAAGTCGAGCTCCTCGTCCAGGGCGCTTCGAGCGGGATAGACCCCACCGTCTCGGCCATAGGTGGCTTCTTACACTACGAGAAGGGCAACTTCGAGCACCTCCCCTTCATGGAGCTGCCAATAGTTGTTGGCTACACCGGTTCGAGCGGCTCGACTAAGGAGCTCGTTGCAATGGTCAGAAGGAACTACGAGGAAATGCCTGAAGTTATAGAGCCGATTCTCGTTTCCATGGGCAAGATAGTTGAGAAAGCCAAGGACGTTCTCCTCTCCGAACTCGACAATGAAGTCCGCTTTGTCCAACTTGGCAGGCTCATGAACATCAACCACGGCCTGCTTGATGCACTGGGCGTTTCTACCAAGAAGCTCAGCGAGCTTGTTTACGCTGCCAGAACAGCCGGAGCGCTAGGAGCGAAGATAACCGGCGCTGGAGGAGGCGGATGCATGTACGCTCTCGCCCCTGAGAAGCAGAGTGAGGTGGCAACTGCAATAACCATCGCCGGAGGAACGCCGATGATAACTAAAATCAGTGACGAAGGGTTGAGGATAGAGGAGGTTCTGCCATGA
- a CDS encoding RNase J family beta-CASP ribonuclease, which translates to MIKIYTLSGYEEVGKNMTAVEYNGEVVIIDMGIRLDRVLIHEDVNIQQFPAKELQKLGAIPDDSPIRNKKVVAIAFTHGHLDHIGAVGKLAPHYPDVPIYGTPYTIKLAKSEVKSEQYFEVKNPMYETEYGEIVQVSENLAIEFVQITHSVPQAAIVVVHTPEGAVVHTGDFKFDNNNPLGERPDYDRLKELGKEGVKVLIPESTRVAEPTKTPSEAVAQMLLEDFFLYEGMESDGLIATTFASHIARLQELIWIANRMGRQAVLVGRSLAKYTGIAKQLGLIKMKGAKAVRSPNAVRKVLKEVSQARENYLLIVTGHQGEPGAILTRMANGELYDIGKRDTVVFSAGTIPNPLNRAQRYVLETKLRMRGVRMIKDLHVSGHASREDHRYLLRILNPENIVPGHGDFRMLTHYAELAEEEGYLIGRDVFVSRNGYTVEIK; encoded by the coding sequence ATGATAAAGATTTACACGCTCAGCGGTTACGAGGAAGTCGGTAAAAACATGACCGCCGTCGAGTACAATGGAGAAGTCGTTATAATCGACATGGGAATAAGGCTTGACAGGGTTCTCATCCACGAGGATGTAAATATTCAGCAGTTCCCCGCGAAGGAGCTCCAGAAGCTTGGGGCTATTCCTGACGATTCACCAATCAGAAACAAAAAAGTTGTCGCCATTGCTTTTACCCATGGCCACCTTGACCACATAGGTGCCGTCGGCAAGCTCGCTCCCCATTATCCCGACGTGCCGATATATGGAACTCCCTACACCATAAAGCTCGCCAAGAGCGAGGTCAAAAGCGAGCAGTACTTCGAGGTCAAGAACCCCATGTACGAGACCGAATATGGAGAGATAGTTCAAGTTAGCGAGAACTTAGCAATCGAGTTCGTTCAGATTACCCACTCCGTCCCTCAAGCTGCCATTGTTGTAGTTCACACGCCCGAAGGCGCCGTTGTCCACACTGGGGATTTCAAGTTCGACAACAACAACCCTCTCGGCGAAAGGCCCGATTACGACAGGCTTAAAGAGCTAGGGAAGGAGGGTGTCAAGGTTCTCATTCCAGAATCGACGCGCGTTGCTGAACCTACCAAAACGCCGAGCGAGGCAGTTGCTCAGATGCTCCTCGAGGACTTCTTCCTCTATGAGGGTATGGAATCTGATGGACTGATAGCCACAACCTTCGCCAGCCATATAGCACGCCTTCAGGAGCTCATCTGGATAGCCAACAGGATGGGCAGGCAGGCTGTCTTAGTTGGTCGCTCCCTGGCTAAGTACACTGGGATAGCCAAGCAGCTTGGTCTCATCAAAATGAAAGGAGCCAAGGCCGTGAGGAGCCCAAATGCCGTCAGAAAAGTCCTTAAAGAAGTTTCCCAGGCAAGGGAGAACTACCTGCTGATAGTCACCGGCCATCAGGGTGAACCCGGTGCCATTTTAACCCGGATGGCAAATGGGGAGCTCTACGACATAGGCAAGCGCGATACCGTCGTTTTCTCCGCCGGCACCATTCCCAACCCACTCAACAGGGCCCAGCGCTACGTTCTCGAAACCAAGCTCAGGATGAGGGGCGTTAGGATGATAAAGGACCTCCACGTTTCAGGCCACGCCAGCAGGGAGGACCACCGCTACCTGCTGAGAATTCTCAATCCAGAGAACATCGTCCCTGGCCACGGCGACTTCAGGATGCTCACCCACTACGCCGAGCTGGCTGAGGAGGAGGGCTACCTCATAGGTAGGGACGTCTTCGTCTCGCGCAACGGCTACACTGTGGAGATTAAGTAG
- a CDS encoding isopentenyl phosphate kinase, with amino-acid sequence MIIVKLGGSVISDKNVEKSFHEDVVSQIASEIAQFYPKEDFVIVHGGGSYGHPLAKEYNLREGIEPNPDSKRIGFSKTHQVMLELNEKIIDLFLEKNLPAFSVSTSSVFITEGGSVAYGDVKVIKRLVELKFIPVLFGDVAIDLEKGIDVLSGDQIITYLTKMLKPRKVVFLMDVDGIYDGKPGEGSLIWELKVREIDSLIERLSGAAGTDVTGGIVNKLREAKEIAQFSEVWFVNGKIAGRLSGAIMGDGFGTRIKG; translated from the coding sequence ATGATAATTGTCAAGCTTGGTGGAAGTGTTATAAGTGACAAGAATGTGGAGAAGTCCTTCCACGAGGACGTTGTGAGTCAGATAGCAAGTGAGATAGCCCAGTTTTATCCCAAGGAAGATTTCGTAATCGTTCACGGTGGCGGTAGCTACGGTCATCCACTCGCGAAGGAGTACAACCTCAGGGAGGGCATCGAGCCGAATCCAGATAGTAAGCGCATTGGCTTCTCAAAAACTCATCAGGTGATGCTGGAGCTTAATGAAAAGATAATCGACCTTTTCCTAGAGAAAAACCTTCCGGCCTTCTCGGTCTCTACTTCCTCAGTCTTCATAACTGAGGGTGGCTCAGTCGCCTATGGTGATGTGAAGGTCATCAAAAGACTGGTGGAGCTGAAGTTCATCCCAGTCCTTTTTGGCGACGTGGCGATTGACCTTGAAAAGGGCATTGACGTACTCTCTGGCGACCAGATAATTACATACCTGACCAAAATGCTGAAGCCAAGGAAGGTTGTCTTCCTCATGGATGTGGACGGCATCTACGATGGCAAACCTGGCGAGGGAAGCCTCATATGGGAGCTCAAGGTCAGGGAGATTGACAGTCTAATCGAGAGGCTCTCCGGTGCAGCCGGGACAGATGTCACCGGTGGTATAGTCAACAAGCTCAGGGAGGCCAAAGAAATAGCCCAGTTCTCAGAGGTCTGGTTCGTGAACGGCAAAATAGCTGGAAGGCTAAGCGGAGCGATAATGGGAGACGGCTTCGGGACGAGGATTAAGGGGTAG
- a CDS encoding metalloprotease family protein, whose amino-acid sequence MLFSLAPLLLSAVSFSFAWLLRSNLWALVYVFNTAGMAGDFLTALALLRMPPDAAVFDDGTVLRSDEEIPRPYPRWVSSAIKVVIALAFLVILIFGRIEVVIEK is encoded by the coding sequence ATTCTATTTTCCCTTGCTCCCCTCCTTCTGTCGGCTGTTTCTTTCTCCTTTGCCTGGTTACTCCGCTCCAACCTCTGGGCGCTGGTTTACGTCTTCAACACCGCCGGAATGGCAGGGGATTTCCTCACGGCTCTTGCCCTCCTCAGAATGCCCCCGGATGCAGCCGTCTTCGACGACGGGACTGTCCTCCGCTCCGATGAAGAAATACCCAGACCCTACCCGCGCTGGGTTTCGTCCGCCATAAAGGTCGTGATAGCATTGGCCTTCTTAGTTATCCTCATTTTCGGTCGGATTGAGGTGGTGATTGAGAAGTGA
- a CDS encoding polyprenyl synthetase family protein, with protein sequence MTKYDELFARVKKMAKSVDDVLFKLIPEREPRKLYDAARHYPLAGGKRVRPFVVLRAAEAVGGDPSKALYPAAAVELIHNYSLVHDDIMDMDELRRGRPTVHKVWGINMAILAGDLLFSKAFEAVARAEISPEKKARILEVLVQTSNELCEGQALDIEFETREEVTVDEYLQMISGKTGALFDGSATIGAIVGTDNEEYIQALSKWGRNVGIAFQIWDDVLDLIADEEKLGKPVGSDIRKGKKTLIVSHFFQNASEEDKAQFMRVFGKYAGDAKDDALIHEDVKGEVAKAIELLRKYGSIDYAAEYAKNLVREANDALKILPESEARRDLELLAEFLVEREF encoded by the coding sequence ATGACGAAGTACGATGAGCTGTTTGCAAGGGTTAAGAAGATGGCAAAGAGCGTTGATGATGTGCTCTTCAAGCTCATTCCGGAGAGAGAACCGAGGAAGCTCTACGATGCTGCCAGACATTATCCGCTCGCCGGCGGCAAGAGGGTTCGCCCGTTCGTCGTTCTGAGGGCGGCTGAAGCCGTTGGCGGTGATCCAAGCAAAGCACTCTATCCTGCGGCCGCGGTCGAGCTTATACATAATTACTCCCTCGTCCACGACGACATAATGGACATGGACGAGCTCAGGCGCGGAAGACCGACCGTCCATAAGGTCTGGGGCATCAACATGGCAATCCTCGCCGGCGACCTGCTCTTCAGCAAGGCTTTCGAGGCTGTTGCCAGGGCCGAGATCAGTCCCGAGAAGAAAGCGAGGATTTTAGAAGTCCTCGTCCAGACCTCCAACGAGCTGTGTGAGGGACAGGCTCTCGACATCGAGTTCGAGACGAGGGAAGAGGTCACCGTTGATGAATATCTCCAGATGATAAGCGGCAAGACCGGAGCACTCTTTGACGGCTCCGCAACGATAGGTGCTATCGTTGGAACGGACAACGAGGAGTACATTCAGGCGCTCTCTAAGTGGGGCAGGAACGTTGGAATAGCCTTCCAGATATGGGACGACGTTCTCGACCTTATCGCCGATGAGGAAAAGCTCGGCAAGCCCGTCGGCAGCGACATAAGAAAGGGCAAGAAGACCCTCATAGTCAGCCACTTCTTCCAGAACGCCAGCGAAGAGGACAAGGCTCAGTTTATGAGAGTCTTTGGAAAGTACGCAGGCGACGCCAAGGACGACGCACTGATTCACGAGGACGTTAAGGGGGAAGTGGCTAAGGCCATCGAGCTCCTCAGGAAGTATGGCAGCATAGACTATGCCGCAGAATACGCTAAGAACCTCGTCAGGGAGGCCAACGATGCCCTGAAGATCCTTCCCGAGAGTGAAGCACGCAGGGATTTGGAGCTTCTCGCCGAGTTCCTTGTAGAGAGGGAGTTCTGA
- the leuS gene encoding leucine--tRNA ligase translates to MAELNFKAIEEKWQKRWMEDRVFEPDRNAKPKEKKFYITVAFPYLSGHLHVGHARTYTIPDVIARFKRMQGYNVLFPMAWHITGAPIVGIAERIKNRDPKTIHIYRDVYKVPEEILWKFEDPKEIVKYFMKAARETFIRAGFSVDWSREFHTTSLFPPFSKFIEWQFWTLKDMGLVVKGAHRVRWDPVVGTPLGDHDIMEGEDVQILEYVIIKFILEENGEEIYMPAATLRPETVYGVTNMWLNPEAIYVKAKVRRGDREETWIISKEAAYKLSFQDREIEVIEEFKGERLIGKYVKNPVTGDEVIILPAEFVDPDNATGVVMSVPAHAPFDHVALEDLKKETEILLKYDIDPRVVEEISYISLIKLEGYGEFPAVEEVEKLGVKSQKDEEKLEEATKNIYKAEYHKGVFKIEPYAGKPVQEVKDLIAKELQEKGIAEIMYEFAEKPVISRFGNQAVIKIIHDQWFIDYGNPEWKEKAREALANMTIYPESRRTQFEAVIDWLDKKACARKVGLGTPLPWDPEWVIESLSDSTIYMAYYTISRHINKLREEGRLDPEKLDREFFDYLFREEFSEEREKELAEKTGIPAEIIHEMKEEFEYWYPLDWRCSAKDLIPNHLTFFIFNHVAIFRKGHWPRGIAVNGFGTLEGQKMSKSKGNVLNFIDAIEENGADVVRLYIMGLAEHDSDFDWRRKEVGKLRKQVERFYELVSEFASYEAKEGVELKDIDRWMLHRLNKAIEGATKGLEEFRTRTAVQWAFYSVLNDLRWYLRRTEGRDDEAKRYVLRTLADVWVRLMAPFTPHISEELWEKLGGEGFVSLAKWPEPNPAWWNETIELEEEYVKNLIEDIKEIIRVAKIEDAKRAYIYTAPEWKWRVAEAVAEKRDFKAAMSELMKDPEMRKHGKEISKMIQRLIKDRAFEIKRIDEEKALREAKDFIEKELGLEIIINPEEDKGGKKKAAMPMKPAVFVE, encoded by the coding sequence ATGGCTGAGCTTAACTTCAAGGCCATTGAGGAGAAGTGGCAGAAGCGCTGGATGGAAGATAGGGTCTTTGAACCCGATAGAAATGCCAAACCCAAGGAGAAGAAGTTCTACATAACAGTCGCTTTTCCATACCTCTCAGGCCATCTTCACGTTGGCCACGCGAGAACATATACGATTCCCGACGTCATAGCGCGCTTTAAGAGAATGCAGGGCTACAACGTGCTGTTCCCCATGGCATGGCACATCACGGGAGCCCCGATAGTCGGAATCGCTGAGCGCATAAAGAACCGCGATCCAAAGACCATCCACATCTACCGCGACGTCTACAAGGTGCCCGAGGAGATACTGTGGAAGTTCGAGGACCCAAAGGAGATAGTCAAGTACTTCATGAAGGCCGCGAGGGAGACCTTCATAAGGGCCGGCTTCTCCGTTGACTGGAGCAGGGAGTTCCACACGACTTCACTCTTCCCGCCCTTCAGCAAATTCATAGAGTGGCAGTTCTGGACGCTCAAAGACATGGGGCTGGTCGTTAAGGGCGCCCACAGGGTTAGATGGGACCCTGTTGTTGGCACCCCGCTCGGCGACCACGACATAATGGAGGGCGAGGACGTTCAGATACTTGAGTACGTCATCATCAAGTTTATCCTGGAGGAGAACGGCGAGGAAATATACATGCCGGCCGCTACGCTGAGGCCGGAGACGGTCTATGGCGTAACCAACATGTGGCTGAATCCAGAGGCGATCTACGTCAAAGCAAAGGTCAGGCGCGGCGATAGGGAAGAGACCTGGATAATCAGCAAGGAGGCAGCTTACAAGCTCTCCTTCCAGGACAGGGAAATTGAGGTCATCGAGGAGTTCAAGGGCGAGAGACTCATTGGTAAGTACGTGAAGAACCCCGTAACGGGCGACGAGGTCATAATCCTGCCGGCTGAGTTCGTTGACCCTGACAACGCGACCGGAGTTGTTATGAGCGTTCCTGCTCATGCTCCCTTCGACCACGTGGCTTTAGAGGATTTAAAGAAGGAAACCGAGATACTGCTGAAGTACGACATCGACCCGCGTGTGGTTGAGGAGATAAGCTACATCTCGCTGATAAAGCTTGAGGGCTACGGCGAGTTCCCGGCGGTTGAGGAAGTTGAGAAGCTCGGTGTAAAGAGCCAGAAGGACGAGGAAAAGCTCGAGGAAGCCACCAAGAACATCTACAAGGCAGAGTACCACAAGGGAGTCTTCAAGATTGAGCCCTACGCAGGCAAGCCCGTTCAGGAGGTTAAGGACCTAATAGCGAAGGAGCTCCAGGAGAAGGGCATCGCCGAGATAATGTACGAGTTCGCCGAGAAGCCGGTCATTTCAAGGTTCGGCAACCAGGCGGTCATCAAGATAATCCACGACCAGTGGTTCATCGACTACGGAAACCCCGAGTGGAAGGAAAAGGCGAGGGAAGCTCTAGCCAACATGACGATTTACCCAGAGAGCAGGCGCACACAGTTCGAGGCGGTAATAGACTGGCTCGACAAGAAGGCCTGCGCGAGGAAAGTTGGTCTTGGAACACCACTTCCATGGGATCCGGAGTGGGTAATCGAGAGCCTGAGCGACTCGACCATCTACATGGCCTACTACACCATAAGCAGGCACATCAACAAGCTGAGAGAAGAGGGCAGGCTCGACCCTGAGAAGCTCGACAGGGAGTTCTTCGACTACCTGTTCAGGGAGGAGTTCAGCGAAGAGAGGGAGAAGGAGCTGGCTGAGAAAACGGGCATTCCGGCAGAGATAATCCACGAGATGAAGGAGGAGTTCGAGTACTGGTATCCGCTTGACTGGCGCTGCTCGGCGAAAGACTTAATCCCGAACCACCTGACGTTCTTCATCTTCAACCACGTGGCGATATTCAGGAAGGGGCACTGGCCGAGGGGCATAGCCGTAAACGGCTTCGGAACGCTTGAGGGCCAGAAGATGAGCAAGAGCAAGGGCAACGTGCTGAACTTCATCGACGCCATCGAGGAGAACGGCGCAGACGTTGTGAGACTCTACATAATGGGTTTGGCTGAACACGACAGCGACTTCGACTGGCGCAGGAAGGAGGTCGGCAAGCTCAGGAAGCAGGTCGAGAGGTTCTACGAGCTAGTGAGCGAGTTCGCGAGCTATGAGGCCAAAGAGGGCGTCGAGCTGAAGGACATCGACAGGTGGATGCTGCACCGCCTGAACAAGGCCATTGAAGGAGCCACCAAGGGCCTGGAGGAGTTCAGAACGAGAACGGCCGTGCAGTGGGCGTTTTATTCAGTCCTGAACGACCTGCGCTGGTATCTAAGGAGAACCGAGGGAAGGGACGACGAGGCAAAGCGCTACGTGCTGAGAACCCTCGCCGACGTATGGGTCAGGCTCATGGCCCCGTTCACACCGCACATCAGCGAGGAGCTCTGGGAGAAGCTCGGAGGAGAGGGATTTGTCAGCCTGGCGAAGTGGCCTGAGCCGAACCCGGCCTGGTGGAACGAGACCATCGAACTGGAGGAGGAGTACGTCAAGAACCTCATCGAGGACATCAAGGAGATAATCCGCGTGGCAAAGATAGAGGACGCAAAGAGGGCATACATCTACACGGCTCCAGAGTGGAAGTGGCGCGTTGCTGAGGCCGTCGCTGAAAAGAGGGACTTCAAGGCAGCCATGTCCGAGCTCATGAAAGACCCTGAGATGAGGAAGCACGGCAAGGAGATAAGCAAGATGATACAGCGCCTGATAAAGGACAGAGCCTTTGAGATCAAGCGCATCGACGAGGAAAAGGCCCTGAGAGAAGCCAAGGACTTCATCGAGAAGGAGCTTGGCTTGGAGATAATCATCAACCCAGAGGAGGACAAGGGCGGAAAGAAAAAGGCCGCGATGCCAATGAAGCCGGCGGTGTTCGTGGAGTGA